A single Melopsittacus undulatus isolate bMelUnd1 chromosome 11, bMelUnd1.mat.Z, whole genome shotgun sequence DNA region contains:
- the EDF1 gene encoding endothelial differentiation-related factor 1 has product MAESDWDTVTVLRKKGPSAAQAKSKQAILAAQRRGEDVETSKKWAAGQNKQHFITKNTAKLDRETEELHHDRVPLEVGKVIQQGRQSKGMTQKDLATKINEKPQVIADYESGRAIPNNQVMGKIERAIRLKLRGKDIGKPLETGPKGK; this is encoded by the exons ATGGCGGAGAGCGACTGGGACACGGTCACGGTGCTGCGCAAGAAGGGGCCTAGCGCGGCCCAGGCTAAGTCCAAGCAG GCGATCCTCGCGGCCCAGCGGCGCGGGGAGGACGTGGAGACCTCCAAGAAGT GGGCAGCAGGCCAGAACAAACAACACTTCATTACAAAGAACACAGCCAAGCTCGATCGGGAGACAGAAGAGCTGCACCATGACAGAGTTCCCCTGGAGGTGGGCAAAGTGATCCAGCAAGGCCGGCAGAGCAAGGGCATGACCCAGAAGGATTTGGCCACT AAAATCAATGAAAAGCCGCAAGTTATCGCTGACTACGAGTCGGGACGAGCCATCCCCAACAACCAGGTCATGGGCAAGATCGAGAGAGCCATCC GCCTTAAACTGCGTGGGAAGGATATTGGAAAACCACTGGAAACCGGCCCCAAAGGGAAATGA